Proteins from one Erythrolamprus reginae isolate rEryReg1 chromosome 6, rEryReg1.hap1, whole genome shotgun sequence genomic window:
- the KRR1 gene encoding KRR1 small subunit processome component homolog produces the protein MAASGKPGRRKRGGATRLPKTDNAAPEDESELLTVPDGWKEPPFTKEDNPRGLLEESSFATLFPKYREAYLKESWPLVQKALNEHHIKAVLDLIEGSMTVSTTKKTFDPYIIIRARDLIKLLARSVPFEQSVRVLEDDIACDIIKIGSLVRNRERFIKRRQRLIGPNGSTLKALEILTSCYIMVQGNTVSALGPFNGLKEVRKVVLDTMKNIHPIYNIKTLMIKRELSKDPELRSDNWERFLPKFKHKNLNKRKEPKKKTVKKEYTPFPPPQPESQVDKELASGEYFLKKSQKKRKRIEEIKAKQAEAISKRQEERNKAFIPPKEKPVVKPKKTTTETKIDIDAIKEKVKKAKKKKLGALPEEDVKLKIVAGKKKKKPSLKL, from the exons ATGGCGGCCTCTGGGAAGCCTGGACGCCGGAAACGTGGAGGTGCGACCCGACTCCCCAAGACCGACAACGCGGCCCCAG AAGATGAATCGGAACTTCTCACTGTGCCTGATGGATGGAAAGAACCACCTTTTACCAAAGAAGATAACCCTAGAGGGCTTCTGGAAGAAAGCAGCTTTGCTACTCTTTTTCCTAAATACAGAGAAGCTTACTTAAAAGAAAGCTGGCCATTAGTGCAGAAAGCTTTGAATGAACAT CATATAAAAGCAGTCTTAGACCTAATTGAAGGAAGCATGACTGTCAGCACAACAAAGAAGACCTTTGATCCATATATCATCATCAGAGCCCGAGATTTAATAAAACTTCTAGCCAGAAGTGTTCCATTTGAACAG TCTGTACGTGTCCTTGAAGATGATATTGCATGTGACATCATTAAAATAGGGTCCTTGGTCAGAAATAGAGAAAGATTTATAAAAAGAAGACAGAGGCTTATTGGTCCAAATGGATCTACTCTAAAG GCGCTAGAAATATTAACCAGCTGCTATATCATGGTTCAGGGGAACACTGTTTCAGCTCTTGGACCTTTTAATGGTTTAAAAGAG GTTAGGAAAGTTGTTTTGGATACCATGAAGAATATCCATCCCATATATAATATCaag ACACTAATGATTAAGAGAGAATTGTCAAAAGATCCTGAATTAAGATCAGACAACTGGGAACGTTTTTTGCCCAAGTTCAAACATAAGAATTTGAACAAAAGGAAGGAACCAAAGAAGAAAACTGTCAAGAAAGAATACACTCCCTTCCCACCTCCACAACCAGAGAGTCAG GTTGATAAAGAATTAGCAAGTGGTgaatatttcttgaaaaaaagtcaaaagaagcgtaaaagaatagaagaaataaag gcaAAGCAAGCAGAAGCAATTAGCAAGCGACAAGAGGAGAGAAATAAAGCTTTTATTCCACCTAAAGAAAAGCCTGTTGTAAAACCAAAGAAAA CAACAACTGAAACAAAGATTGATATTGACGCAATTAAAGAAAAGGTTAAaaaagcaaagaagaagaagCTTGGAGCACTACCCGAAGAAGACGTTAAATTAAAAATTGTAGctggtaaaaagaaaaagaaaccatcTTTAAAGTTATAG